A stretch of DNA from Streptomyces xanthii:
AGCGGCACCCTCTGCTCCTACCGCTCCGGCGCCATGCCCATCGAGACCCACCTCTCCCAGCGCCTGCTCACCGCCTCCACCACCAACGCCACCCACTGGCGGCACAAGGACTTCGACGCCCTCTACCAGCAGGCCCAGTCCACCAAGGACACCGGGCAGCGCACGGCCGTCTACCAGCGCATGCAGCGCCGTCTGTACGCCGAGGGCGGCTTCCTGATCTGGGGCTTCGCCGACTGGATCATCGGCACCGCCCGCACCGTCCGCGGAGTGGAGACGGACGCGCCCGCGAACTCCCTGGACTGGGCCCGCTTCGACAAGGTGTGGCTCGCGTGAGCGGACTCACCGCCTGGACCGCCCGGCGGCTGCTGCTCGGTGCGGCGCAGACGGCGGCCGTCGTGCTGCTCGTCTTCGCCCTCACCGAGGCGCTGCCGGGCGACGCCGCCGTCGCACTCGCCGGGGACCAGCCGGACCCGGCGCGGATCGCCGTCATCCGGGAGTCGATGGGCCTGGACCGGCCCGCCCTGGAGCGCCTGGCCGACTGGACGTCCGGCCTGCTCCACGGCGACCTCGGCACCTCACTCGCCTCCGGCCGCCCCGTCAGCACGTACATCGCGGACGGCTTCGGGCCGACGCTGCTGCTCGCCACGCTCACCGTCCTGCTGCTCGTGCCGCTCAGCGTCGGCCTCGGCGTGCTCGCCGCCCGCCACGAGGGCAGGCTCGCGGACCGGCTCGTCAGCTCCGTGACCCTGGGGCTCTACGCCGTACCCGAGTTCGCCTGCGGAGTGCTCCTGATCACGGTGTTCGCCATCCGCCTCCAGTGGCTGCCACCGACCGCCGTCGGCTACGGCACCGAACTGATCGCCCACCCCGCCGCCCTCGTCCTGCCCGTCCTCGTCCTGCTCTCCCGCCCGGTGTGCACCCTCGCCCGACTGGTGCGCGCCGGAATGATCGACGCCCTCGCCGCGCCGTACGCGGCCCAGGCCCGCCGCTACGGCATCTCCGGCGCCCGTGTCCGCTACGCCCACGCCCTGCCCAACGCCGTCACCCCCGCCACTCAGCAACTCGCCCGGACCATCGACTGGTTGCTGAGCGGAGTCATCGTCGTGGAGGCGCTCTTCGTGATCCCCGGACTCGGCACCGTACTCATCAACGCCGTCGCCGAGCGGGACATCCCCGTCGTGCAGGGCCTCGCCGTCGTCTTCGGCGTCCTCACCGTCGTCCTCAACACGGGCGCCGACCTGGTCGCCCGCCGCTTCGCACCACGAGGGGAGGTCGCCGCGTGAAGACCCTCACCGGTGGCGACCGCGGCAAGGCCCGCGCGAAGCCCGATGACGACGTGATGCGGCGTTCGCGTCCGCGCCACGTCCTCGGCGCCCTCCTCGTCGGCGTCCCCCTCGTCCTGGCCCTGCTCGGACCCCTGTTCGCGGGTGAACCGGGGCCGCGCGCCGCGTCCTTCACCACAGGCGGCGGACACTGGCTGGGCACCGACTTCGTCGGCCGGGAGGTCTGGCGGGAGGTACTGCTCGGCGGTCGGTCCGTCGTCCTCGTCGCCCTCACCGCGACGGCCCTGGCCTACCTGGTGGCGCTGCCCCTCGGTCTCGTCAGCGCACTCACCCACCGCACCTGGCTGGAGGAGCTGCTCATGCGGCCTCTCGACGTGCTGCTGGCGGTGCCCTCGCTGCTCATGGTGCTGCTCGTCGCCGCCGTCCTCACTCCCGGGGCCGTGCGCCTCGCGCTCCTGGTGGCGCTCGTCAACATCCCGGACGCGGCCCGCATCGTCCGCGCCGCCGCGGCGGAGGCCGCGTCCCGGCCGGCCGTCGAGGCCCTGCGTCTGCAGGGCGAGACGTGGTGGCGCACCGCCGTCGGCTACGTCGGCCGCTCGGCCACCCGCGTCCTCGCCGCCGACGCGGGCGTCCGCTTCACGGGTGTGCTCTACCTCGTGGCCACCGCCGCGTTCCTCGGTGTCGGCGTCGAACCCGACGCGTCCGACTGGGCGGTGATGGTCGACCGCAACCGCACCGGCCTGTTCGTACAGCCCTGGGCCGTGGTGGTGCCCGCCCTGCTCATCGTCGCCCTGACCATGGGCGGAAACCTGCTCGTCGACTCCGCCCTGGAGCACAGGAAGAGGTCCCGGATGAAGAGGCGCCCCGCATGAACGCGAAGACGGAGACCGTCGCCGAGATCGAGAACCTGTGCGTCGACATCGACGGGCGCAGGATCGTGGACGGGGTGAGTCTGCGGGTGCGGCCGGGCACGGTCACCGCCCTCGTCGGCGCGTCCGGAAGCGGAAAGACGACCACCGGGCTCGCCCTGCTCGGTGAGTACCCGGACGGTGCCCGTGTGAGCGGCGAGGTGCGCGTCCCCGAGGGCCTGGTCGGCTACGTCCCCCAGCATCCCGGAGCCGTCCTCAACCCGGCCCGCCGCATCGACGCCCTGCTCACGGACATCGCCCGCGCCCAGATGAGACACCTTCCGAGGCGCGAGCGCCGCGCGGCCGCCAAGGAGCGCGTCCTCAAGGCTTTGGCTGACGCCCAACTACCAGATACGGAAGCCCTCTTGAAGCGGTATCCACACCAACTCTCGGGCGGGCAGCAACAGCGTGTCGTGCTCGCCCAGGCGTTGCTGCTCGGCGCGAGGGTCGTCGTCGCGGACGAACCCACCACCGGCCTCGACCCGCTGACGAAGCACCATGTGGCCGACCAACTGAGGTCGGTGGCCAGGCAGGGCATCGCCGTGGTCCTGCTCAGTCACGACCTGGACGTCGTACGCGCCCTTGCCGACGAGATCCTCGTCCTGCGCCACGGCCAAGTGGTGGAATCCGGACCGGCGGAGCGCATCTGGCTCGCGCCCCGCCACCCCTACACGAGCGAACTCCTGGCACAGTGCCCGGAGTGCGCAACCGAGGAACGCGGCGATCCGGGCAGCACCGTCCTGCACCTCACCCACCCCGGCCTCCAGGCCCGACACGGCCGCTCCGTGGTGCTCCGCGTGCCGGAACTCACCCTGCGGGCGGGGGAGTGCCTTGCCGTCGTCGGCCGGTCCGGCAGCGGCAAGACCACGCTCGGCCGCTGCCTGGCCGGACTCCACCGCGACCACGACGGCACCCTCACCCTGGACGGCTCACCGCTCCCGCGCAGCCTGCGCACCCGTACGCGTGAGCAACTGGCCGCAGTCCAGTACGTCTTCCAAGACGCGAAGGCCGCCTTCGACGAACACCGCACGGTCCTCGACCAGGTGGCCCGCACGGCCGTCCGGCTCCGTGCCCTCGCCGAGGCGGACGCCCGCGCCGAATCGCTGACGACGCTGACCGGCCTCGGGCTCACCGAGGAACTCGTACGCCGCCGGCCCGGCCGCCTCTCCGGAGGCGAACTGCAACGCGCCGCCCTCGCCAGGGCCCTGCTCGCCCGGCCACGGGTCCTGGTGTGCGACGAGATCACCTCGGGCCTGGACGCCGTCACCCGCCGCGCGCTCCTCGACCGGCTGGCGCGCCTCCTGCACGACCGGAACGAGGACCTGTCCCTGGTCCTGATCACCCATGACCTCGACACCGCGTCGCTTGCGACCCGGATCGTCGTACTCGACGACGGTGAACTGGTCGACCAAGGCCCTGCGCGCCAGGTGTTGGCGGCGTTCGACCGACGCGGCGAGAGGAGCGGGGCGGTCACCACATGACCCGATGGAACTCCATCGTGCCGAAGGTCGCGACGTCCATCACGTAGCTCCACAAGGCGTACCGCCCCTGATCGGCGCGGCGGTAGGTCTTGCCGAACCCGTTGTCGAGGATCTCGGTCCAGTCGTCGCCCTGCCCGTAGTGCGCGAACAATCGATCGTTGCGGCGTGACGCGTCCTCCGCGGACTCCGCCGGGGTCTGGTAGATCACCTCGTGCAGCCGGCCGTGCCAGAGAGTGAGGAGCAGTCGGCCGCCGTCGACCACATAGGTGTCCACGACCGCGTCGGGAGCCTTTTCGTGAGGGCGCGACGACTCGAGTTCGCCGGGGACCCGCACTTCGTCGGCGGCGCACAGCAATTCCAGCAGCGGCAGGTCATCCATCGGGCGGTCCATGAGGGGCCACCCTAGTAGTCCTCGACGAGTTCGATTCGGCCATCTCGCTCGTACCGGTGACGAACCGATCACCCCTATTGGATACTGCCACTATCCAATCAATGGAGATGCTTCTCCACAGGGGGACTCGTGAAGCGAACCGGCTTTCCCATGCCCAGATACGTCAGCGCCGTCTGTGCCGCCGCCGCGGCGACGGTCTTGGCCACCGCCACCTCGGCGGCGGCGGAGACCGGCCCGGAGCAGGACAACTTCCTTCCTGCCATGGTCCATTCCATCCTCCACCTCGACATCGATCCGCCCGGTGCCAACGACTGGAACTGCCGGCCCAACGCCGCCCACCCGCGTCCGGTCGTCCTGGTCCACGGCACCTATGAGAACCGCTACAACAACTGGGCCCGGATGTCACCCGAGTTGAAGGCTCAGGGCTACTGCGTCTACGCCCTCGACTTCGGCGACACCGACGACGCCGCGGTGGCTCTCGCCCCCACCGTCAAGGGTTACGGAGACATCAAGGAGTCCTCCAAGGAGCTCGCCGCCTTTGTGGACAAGGTGCTCGCTGCCAGCGGCTCCGGGCAGGTCGACCTGGTCGGCCACTCCCAGGGCGGCACCCTGGCCCGCTGGTACCTCAAGGCCGACGGCGGCGCGAACCCGGCCGACCCCTCGAAGAACAAGGTCAGGAAGGTCGTCCAGCTCGGCGCGACCAACCACGGCACCACCATGAGCGGCATCTCGACACTCGCCGACAAGCTCGGGATTCTCGAACCCGGGCAGGTGTCCGTCGGCAAGGCCGGCGTCCAGCAGTACGAGAAGTCCGACTTCATCAAGGAGCTCAACGCCGACGGTGACACCGTTCCCGGTGTCGACTACACCGTGATCGCCACGAAGTACGACGAGATCACCACCCCCTGGCAGAGCACGTTCATGACGGCGGGCCCCGGCGCGACGGTGCGGAACATCGCCTTGCAGGAGGGCTGCCCGATCGACCTCTCCGCCCACCTGAGCATGTCGTACAGCCCGCGCGCGATCGGACTCGTCGAACGGGCCCTGGACCCCTCGGCCCCGGCGGCCCCCTGTGTGCTGAGGGCGCCGGCCTTCTGATTCCAGCCCCGCAAGTCCGCTTGGCAGAGGCTGTGTCGTGGGCGAGGCCGCGTCCCGGCCCGGGTGTCGTCTTCACCCCGGGGCGGGACGCGGGCGGCGAGGAGCGCGACGTCGCCGGCCGAGAGGTTCCCCTGGTCCCACAAACCCGCCGGCTCCGGCGTGCCCCGTGGGACAGGTCCTATTGGCGCCCGGTGAAGAACACCGAGCGCAGCTTCAGGCGGTCGCCGGCGGGCCTTCCGTTCGGGCGCAGGGTCCAGGAGTCGCCCGTGCAGTCGGGCTCGGTGAACACCATCACCCATTCGTCGGTGTCGTTGTGCGGGGCGAAGGCCGGCTCGGAGGAGCCGGGGTCCGCGACCTCCGGCAGCGTGACACAGCCCGGGCTCGCCGGGTCGTGCAGGGTCGCCCTCTGCGGCCGGCCGTCGGGGTCGACGTAGGTGTAGGAGAAGTCGCCGTCGGCGGCCGACGCGGAGGCCGGCAGGGCGAGCGTGAGCGTGAGCGCGCCGAGGGCGGCGGCCAGGGTCGTACGAAGGCGCATCGAGGTTCCTTGCGGCAGGGCGAGTAGGTTCCCGCCCAGGCTGTCCCGTTCAAGATCACGGAAAGGGTTCTGCCGGGCCGTATTCACCCCAAGGGGGCCGTCCATGGGTCATGTGGGGGACGGGGCGGGCCCAGGGGTGGACCTGATGCTCCCGCAGAACGTGGTGCGACCTGTGGCCGCCATCGGCTCACGCGCCGCTTCGGACCGTGATGTCGCCGTTGCTGCTCCGCAGCCCGAGGCGGTACTTGCCCGCCGGGTCGTCGGAGACGCCGATGGTCCTGTCCCCGTTGTCCGTGTCCGCCGTCACCTGATAGCCGGCCTTCGGCAGGGTCAGGGTGATGTCTCCGTTGGAGGTCTGGGCCTGCACGTCCAGCGGGGTCGCCAGGTCGAGCTTGATCGCGCCGTTGGAGGTCTGTGCCTGGACGCGCGTGCCCTTGATGTCGTCCCCGGTGATCCTGCCGTTGGAGGTCCTCACCTCCACCGCGCCGGAGACGCCGTGCAGCTCGATGCGGCCGGAGCTGGTGGTCACGTTCACGGCACCCACCTTGTTCAGGTGGACCGCGCCGCTGGACAGCTCCCCGGTCACCGGAATGCCGGCGGGTACGTCGACGGTGTAGTCGACCGAGCAGCGGCTGCCGCAGCCGCCGAGGATCAGCACGCCGTTCTCGATCCGGTGGGTGGCGTCCCGCGGCTTGTCGTCCCGGTATTCCACCTCCCGTCGCAGGGACAACTTCCCGCCGTCGTCCGTGCCGTTGACGGTGACACCGCCCGACCCGTTCTCCACCCGCACAGACGTGATCTTCCCCGACAGTGTGCTGGTGTCCTCGAAGGTCTCGCCCTTGACCAGGCCGCACGCGGCGAGTCCGCCGGCGGTGAGTGCGGCTGCCGCCAAGGCCCCGAGGCGGCGGAGTGCCTGACGCATGGATGTCCCCCAAGTCTCGTGAGCCGTCTGAACAGGCCCGAAGAAGATGCTGGTTCCGTGCCGGTCTCCGGCGCGACGCACCTCGACGCTATGGCGGTCGGCTGCACACGACCATGGGGTGTACCCCCGGGTTCAACCAGGGGCTGGCCTCAGCCCGGACGGTCCGGCAGCCTCCAAGTGGCCCAGATCTGGGGCCTGTTCATTCATTCCGAGGCCCCGATGTCCCGCTTGCGGCGGAAGTAGTCGTTGATGATCACGCGGAACCGGTCGGCGTCCGGCCGCGCCCAGTTGCGCATGAGCTCACTGCCGAAGGCGATCGAGGTGATCGGCTGCGCGCCGGCCTGCACCATCCGTTCGACTGCGGTGGCGTGCGACACGGGGGAGACGCCTCCTACGGCGTCGATGACGGGGTACACCTCGTAGCCCTCGCGGAGCATGTCGAGGGTGGGGAACGCCAGACAGACTTCGGTCCACAGGCCCGCCATGACGATCTTTTTCCGGCCCGTGGCCTCGATGGCGGCGCGGAAGTCCGCGTCCTCCCACGAGTTGACTCCCGTGCGGTCGATCTCGGGTACGGAGGGCAGTTCACGGGCGAGTTCGGGGACGGTGCCCTCGTTGACGCCCATGCCGACTCCGACGGTGGAGAGCACGGTGGGAATCTCGTACGCGCGGGCGAGCCGCGCCAGCGTCGTGGCGCCGAGATCGATCTCGGCGCGGCTGGTGGACCCGATCGTGGCGTACTGGCCCGCCTGATAGTCGATGAGGACCACGGCGCAGTTGTCCGGCGAGAGCAGATGGTCGCTCAGGGTGTCCCGTACCGGCTCAGGGGATGTCTTGTGCGCGGGGTCGACGGTCATGGTGAGCTTCTCTCTTTACTCGGTGGGGAGTGCGCCGGGGAGCGGCTTGTGCTGAGCTTGGGGCCGTTGTCGAAGCTGCCACGACCGACACGCCGCCGCACGCAGGTCGTCGCTCGGCCGCCGAGGGGTGCGGTTGCCCGCCGTCCGCGTGACCCATGCGGTCCCGTGGTGGGAAAGTGGTGGGAGAGGCGGCCTGGAAAGGCAGGTGAACACCATGGTCGAGCCGGTGCCCGGGGCGTACGAGGACAGCCGGTACGACGAGGCCCGCTCAGCACGTGTGCCGGCGGATCTGGCCTGGCTGAACGCGGCCGGGCGGCAGATCGGGACCACGCTCGACCTGCGGCGGACCACGCAGGAGCTGGTCGATTTCGTGGTGCCGGAGTTCGCCGACGGCGCGGCCGTCGACCTGCTCGAATCCGTACTGCGCGGCGCTGAGGTCGACCGCTGGCGAGGGCCGGGGATGCCGGCCATGCAGGCGATGGCGATCGCCTGGATCCCGCAAGTGCGCATGATCGAGGCGACCCCCGTCGGCAGCGCGACCTCGTTCGCCGGCTACGGCAGGGACGCTCTGACTTCCGGTGAGCCGGTTCTCGTGTCCCGGGTGACCCCTGAGGACTTCACGAAGATCGCCTCCACTCCGAGCGGAGCAGGGCAATTGCGGGCCGCCGGGGTGCACAGCTATCTGGTCGTCCCGGTGATCGCCCGCGGTGTGCTGCTGGGGCTCGCCGACTTCGTGCGCGCCGGTGACCGGCCGGGTTTCGACCGGGCCGATGTCGCGCTCGCGACCGAACTGCTCGGGAAGGCCGCCGTCGCCTTCGACAACGCGCGCCTGTACCAGCGGGAGCGTGACACGGTGGTGACGCTCCAGCACAGCCTGCTACCGCGCGAGTCGCCCCTCACCCTTCAGCTGGAGGTCCGGCCCGGCTACCAGCCGGCCCGCGACCGCCGTGTGGCGGGCGGCGACTGGTTCGACATCGCCGCGCTCCCCGGCGGCCGGACCGCCCTCGTGGTCGGCGACGTGCTCGGCGGCGGCCTGTCGGCGGCCGCGACCATGGGCCGATTGCGTGGGATCGCCCGCGTCCTGCTCGCCCTGGACACGGTGCCGGAGCGGGTGCTCACCCGGCTGGACCTGGCCGCGCGTGACCTCGACGAGGAGCAGGTCGCCACCTGCCTGGTCGCTGTCTACGACCCGGCCGACGGCAGCTGTGCGCTGGCCTCCGCCGGGCACCTGCCGCCCCTCGTGGTCGACCGGGACGGCGACGCCCGCTTCGTCGACCTGCCGGTCGGCGGTCCGATCGGGGCCGGTGCGATCCCGTACGAGGGCGCCCGGATCACGTTGCCCCAGGGCGCGCGCCTCATGCTGTACACGGACGGCCTCACGAAGACGCGCGGTGGTGACCTGGCCCAGGACCTGGAGCGGCTGCGCCGGACCGCGGCCGAGATGCCCGCCGGGGCACCGGCACCCGGTGTGGACCAGCTGGCCACACCGGAACGATTCGATGACGCCGTCCTGCTCGTGGCCGACACCCACGACGCGGCAGAGGACATCCGGATGTGGGAGCTGCCGGCCGACGCGTCGGCCGGCAGCTTCGCGCGGAAGGTCGTGCGCGGGCAGCTGGCCGACTGGGGGCAGCCGGAGTTGCAGGATTCCGCGGAGCTGGTGGTCAGCGAGATGGTCGGCAACGCCATGCGGTACGGCAGGGGGCCGGGACCGCTCAGACTCGTGCGGCACGGCCGGGTGATCGTGGAGCTCGCCGACCGGGGCCCCGACCTGCCGCAGATCCAGTTCGCGGCGCCGACCGACGAGGGCGGCCGCGGACTGCAACTGATCAACATGCTGTGCCGCCGCTGGGGAGCCTGCCGGACGGCCTACGGCAAATCGGTGTGGGCGGAACTGGACCTGCCGACGGAGCGCTAGCGGTCGACCGGTCGTCCGCCCCGCTCCCTGAGTGCCGCCCACACCTTGCCTGGTCGTTCGACCGGCTGACCTGCGTCAGTCGACGTTGACCCCGGACCAGGCCGCGCGTACCGCGTCGTACTCGGTGCTGCCGGCTCCGTACAGGTCGCGCGCGGCCATGAGCGTGCCGGTGCGGGCGCCCGCGTAGTCGGTGGTCGACGTGAAGTACGTGGTCAGCGCCTTGTACCAGATCTGGAGTGCCTTGGCGCGGCCGATGCCGGCGACCT
This window harbors:
- a CDS encoding esterase/lipase family protein; amino-acid sequence: MVHSILHLDIDPPGANDWNCRPNAAHPRPVVLVHGTYENRYNNWARMSPELKAQGYCVYALDFGDTDDAAVALAPTVKGYGDIKESSKELAAFVDKVLAASGSGQVDLVGHSQGGTLARWYLKADGGANPADPSKNKVRKVVQLGATNHGTTMSGISTLADKLGILEPGQVSVGKAGVQQYEKSDFIKELNADGDTVPGVDYTVIATKYDEITTPWQSTFMTAGPGATVRNIALQEGCPIDLSAHLSMSYSPRAIGLVERALDPSAPAAPCVLRAPAF
- a CDS encoding hydrolase: MTVDPAHKTSPEPVRDTLSDHLLSPDNCAVVLIDYQAGQYATIGSTSRAEIDLGATTLARLARAYEIPTVLSTVGVGMGVNEGTVPELARELPSVPEIDRTGVNSWEDADFRAAIEATGRKKIVMAGLWTEVCLAFPTLDMLREGYEVYPVIDAVGGVSPVSHATAVERMVQAGAQPITSIAFGSELMRNWARPDADRFRVIINDYFRRKRDIGASE
- a CDS encoding ABC transporter ATP-binding protein; protein product: MNAKTETVAEIENLCVDIDGRRIVDGVSLRVRPGTVTALVGASGSGKTTTGLALLGEYPDGARVSGEVRVPEGLVGYVPQHPGAVLNPARRIDALLTDIARAQMRHLPRRERRAAAKERVLKALADAQLPDTEALLKRYPHQLSGGQQQRVVLAQALLLGARVVVADEPTTGLDPLTKHHVADQLRSVARQGIAVVLLSHDLDVVRALADEILVLRHGQVVESGPAERIWLAPRHPYTSELLAQCPECATEERGDPGSTVLHLTHPGLQARHGRSVVLRVPELTLRAGECLAVVGRSGSGKTTLGRCLAGLHRDHDGTLTLDGSPLPRSLRTRTREQLAAVQYVFQDAKAAFDEHRTVLDQVARTAVRLRALAEADARAESLTTLTGLGLTEELVRRRPGRLSGGELQRAALARALLARPRVLVCDEITSGLDAVTRRALLDRLARLLHDRNEDLSLVLITHDLDTASLATRIVVLDDGELVDQGPARQVLAAFDRRGERSGAVTT
- a CDS encoding ATP-binding SpoIIE family protein phosphatase, with translation MVEPVPGAYEDSRYDEARSARVPADLAWLNAAGRQIGTTLDLRRTTQELVDFVVPEFADGAAVDLLESVLRGAEVDRWRGPGMPAMQAMAIAWIPQVRMIEATPVGSATSFAGYGRDALTSGEPVLVSRVTPEDFTKIASTPSGAGQLRAAGVHSYLVVPVIARGVLLGLADFVRAGDRPGFDRADVALATELLGKAAVAFDNARLYQRERDTVVTLQHSLLPRESPLTLQLEVRPGYQPARDRRVAGGDWFDIAALPGGRTALVVGDVLGGGLSAAATMGRLRGIARVLLALDTVPERVLTRLDLAARDLDEEQVATCLVAVYDPADGSCALASAGHLPPLVVDRDGDARFVDLPVGGPIGAGAIPYEGARITLPQGARLMLYTDGLTKTRGGDLAQDLERLRRTAAEMPAGAPAPGVDQLATPERFDDAVLLVADTHDAAEDIRMWELPADASAGSFARKVVRGQLADWGQPELQDSAELVVSEMVGNAMRYGRGPGPLRLVRHGRVIVELADRGPDLPQIQFAAPTDEGGRGLQLINMLCRRWGACRTAYGKSVWAELDLPTER
- a CDS encoding DUF4097 family beta strand repeat-containing protein gives rise to the protein MRQALRRLGALAAAALTAGGLAACGLVKGETFEDTSTLSGKITSVRVENGSGGVTVNGTDDGGKLSLRREVEYRDDKPRDATHRIENGVLILGGCGSRCSVDYTVDVPAGIPVTGELSSGAVHLNKVGAVNVTTSSGRIELHGVSGAVEVRTSNGRITGDDIKGTRVQAQTSNGAIKLDLATPLDVQAQTSNGDITLTLPKAGYQVTADTDNGDRTIGVSDDPAGKYRLGLRSSNGDITVRSGA
- a CDS encoding ABC transporter permease; its protein translation is MSGLTAWTARRLLLGAAQTAAVVLLVFALTEALPGDAAVALAGDQPDPARIAVIRESMGLDRPALERLADWTSGLLHGDLGTSLASGRPVSTYIADGFGPTLLLATLTVLLLVPLSVGLGVLAARHEGRLADRLVSSVTLGLYAVPEFACGVLLITVFAIRLQWLPPTAVGYGTELIAHPAALVLPVLVLLSRPVCTLARLVRAGMIDALAAPYAAQARRYGISGARVRYAHALPNAVTPATQQLARTIDWLLSGVIVVEALFVIPGLGTVLINAVAERDIPVVQGLAVVFGVLTVVLNTGADLVARRFAPRGEVAA
- a CDS encoding ABC transporter permease, which gives rise to MRRSRPRHVLGALLVGVPLVLALLGPLFAGEPGPRAASFTTGGGHWLGTDFVGREVWREVLLGGRSVVLVALTATALAYLVALPLGLVSALTHRTWLEELLMRPLDVLLAVPSLLMVLLVAAVLTPGAVRLALLVALVNIPDAARIVRAAAAEAASRPAVEALRLQGETWWRTAVGYVGRSATRVLAADAGVRFTGVLYLVATAAFLGVGVEPDASDWAVMVDRNRTGLFVQPWAVVVPALLIVALTMGGNLLVDSALEHRKRSRMKRRPA